The following coding sequences are from one Collimonas arenae window:
- a CDS encoding cytochrome c — protein sequence MTARHHFSRWIGAVALVAGVVHGAYAADVVNAANPPPGPGPNADQIKRGEYLAKAADCIACHTVDPAKPFAGGYPLATPFGTIYGPNITSDKETGIGNWSDEDFVRALHEGIDDEGKHLYPAFPYASFTKLSRDDVLAIKAYLFSLPPIQQKTPENKLPFPLNQRWVLAGWNLFNFKPGELKPDTAKSPEWNRGMYLVEGLAHCQECHTPRNVTMGVDGKRAFGGAQLGGWTAFNITPDPVSGVGGWKDEELIQYLKTGLVPGKASAAGGMAEAVEHSLQYLNDDDLKAIVTYLRSVPAINDAADKKPRYAWGQPSDDDADLRGVATVSVSNNASGGVELFSGNCASCHSASGSGVVGGYYPSLFSNSVVGARDPGNLLMVILNGVQRRGKNDEAFMPGFADHLNDAQIATLANYILKQYGHADAPAITPELVKTQRQGGPASPLLTLLPVGLAAAALIVVFILFLLFGRRRRKPSP from the coding sequence ACTTTTCCCGCTGGATTGGCGCTGTGGCCTTGGTCGCCGGCGTGGTGCACGGCGCGTATGCAGCCGATGTCGTCAATGCGGCCAATCCGCCCCCCGGTCCCGGTCCGAACGCCGACCAGATCAAGCGTGGCGAATATCTGGCCAAGGCCGCCGACTGCATCGCCTGCCACACGGTAGACCCGGCCAAGCCATTTGCCGGCGGTTATCCGCTGGCGACGCCGTTCGGCACCATCTACGGCCCCAACATCACGTCCGACAAGGAAACCGGCATCGGCAACTGGAGCGACGAAGATTTCGTTCGTGCGCTGCATGAAGGCATCGACGACGAAGGCAAGCATCTCTATCCGGCGTTCCCCTACGCTTCTTTCACCAAGCTGTCGCGTGACGATGTACTGGCGATCAAGGCCTATCTGTTCAGCCTGCCGCCGATACAGCAGAAAACCCCGGAAAACAAATTGCCGTTCCCGCTCAACCAGCGTTGGGTCCTGGCGGGCTGGAATCTGTTCAATTTCAAGCCGGGCGAATTGAAGCCCGACACCGCCAAGAGTCCGGAATGGAACCGCGGCATGTACCTGGTCGAAGGGCTGGCCCACTGCCAGGAATGCCATACCCCGCGTAACGTCACCATGGGCGTCGACGGCAAGCGCGCCTTCGGTGGCGCTCAGCTGGGCGGCTGGACCGCGTTCAACATCACGCCCGATCCGGTCAGCGGCGTCGGCGGCTGGAAAGATGAAGAATTGATCCAGTATCTGAAGACCGGCCTGGTTCCCGGCAAGGCCTCGGCCGCCGGCGGCATGGCCGAAGCGGTCGAACACAGCTTGCAATACCTCAACGATGACGACCTGAAAGCAATCGTCACTTATCTGCGCAGCGTGCCGGCCATCAATGATGCAGCCGACAAGAAGCCGCGTTATGCATGGGGCCAGCCGTCTGACGACGACGCTGATTTGCGTGGCGTTGCAACGGTATCGGTCAGCAACAACGCATCCGGTGGCGTTGAACTGTTCAGCGGCAATTGCGCAAGTTGCCATTCAGCCAGCGGCAGCGGCGTGGTCGGCGGTTATTACCCGTCATTGTTCAGCAACAGCGTGGTGGGTGCGCGCGATCCGGGCAATCTGCTGATGGTGATCCTGAATGGCGTGCAGCGTCGCGGCAAGAATGACGAGGCTTTCATGCCCGGCTTCGCCGACCATTTGAACGATGCCCAGATTGCCACGCTGGCCAATTACATCCTCAAGCAATACGGCCATGCCGACGCGCCGGCTATCACGCCGGAGCTGGTCAAGACCCAGCGCCAGGGTGGGCCGGCATCGCCGTTGCTGACTTTATTGCCGGTGGGGCTGGCGGCAGCGGCGTTGATCGTGGTATTTATACTGTTTTTACTGTTCGGACGGCGTCGGCGCAAACCATCGCCGTGA
- a CDS encoding asparaginase domain-containing protein, producing MALRIIATGGTFDKHYDEIAGKLTFAASHLPQVIQRARITVDIALEELPLLDSLDMQDIDRRRVLASCSHASEQAIVIIHGTDTMRDTAAVLGAAALDKTIVVTGAMIPYSIDNSDALFNFGFACGVAQVLPPGVYVAMNGKIFAWDKVEKNRAAGVFEPL from the coding sequence ATGGCTTTACGCATCATCGCCACCGGCGGAACCTTCGATAAACACTACGACGAGATCGCCGGTAAATTGACCTTTGCCGCCAGCCATCTGCCGCAGGTGATCCAGCGCGCCCGGATCACCGTCGACATCGCGCTGGAAGAATTGCCGTTGCTCGATTCGCTCGACATGCAGGACATCGACCGTCGCCGCGTGCTGGCATCCTGTTCGCACGCGAGCGAGCAGGCGATCGTGATCATCCACGGCACCGACACCATGCGCGATACCGCCGCCGTACTGGGCGCAGCTGCGCTCGACAAGACCATTGTGGTGACTGGCGCGATGATTCCCTATTCGATCGATAACTCAGACGCGTTGTTCAATTTCGGATTTGCCTGCGGGGTCGCGCAAGTGTTGCCACCTGGCGTCTATGTGGCGATGAATGGCAAGATTTTTGCGTGGGATAAAGTCGAAAAGAATCGTGCGGCAGGGGTTTTCGAGCCACTTTAA
- a CDS encoding M3 family metallopeptidase gives MQASIQRISACGLMLTIGTGLMGCDVGTKPNSSIATPTAATSPATAPSPFAQISSLPYNLPPFDKIKDSDFAPAFEQAMAQQRQEAAAIAKNPAAPTFDNTIVALERSGQMLTRVSDVFFNLTGSNTSPALDQVQQDVAPKLAAQNDAILLDPALFARVDQLYQQRAGLGLDPESLRLLERYHVKFVRAGARLSSADKDRLRALNQQISSLTTQFQQTLLKANNNGALVVDRLADLDGLPPERIAAAAQAAKSRNLEGKWVIPLQNTTDQAVLAQLKNRQLRERIYKASITRADGGSDDNVASVAQIVKLRAERATLLGYPNHAAYVLEDETAGTPAAVNRMLAQLAPAAAANAHKEAAEIQKLIDRQAKAAHTKPFKLQPWDWAFYAEQVRKARYNFDETQVKPYFELNHVLKDGVFYAAHELYGVTFKERSDLPVYQQDVRVFEVSNADGSPLGLYLFDGFARDNKQGGAWMNSYVYQSLLFGTKPVVSNNINIPKPPAGKPVLLTFDEVNTIFHEFGHALHGLFSNVQYPMFAGTQVPEDFVEYPSQFNEMWSHNPQVLAHYAKHYKTGKPMPRALMEKVLAAHKFNAGFETSEYLAAAILDQAWHQLPAGQTPSATEVMDFEAQTLQKTGGEGYVVPPRYHTQYFQHIFASGYSAGYYAYIWSDVLAKDTEHWVNTHGGLKRANGDLLRAKILSRGFSEDPSALFKDFYGRGPDVGPLLEARGMAQTAKTQ, from the coding sequence ATGCAAGCTTCCATACAACGTATCTCGGCATGCGGATTGATGTTGACCATTGGCACAGGGTTGATGGGCTGCGATGTCGGCACCAAACCGAACAGCTCCATCGCCACTCCAACGGCAGCAACAAGTCCAGCAACGGCGCCATCGCCGTTCGCCCAAATCAGTTCCCTGCCATACAACCTGCCACCGTTCGACAAGATCAAGGATTCGGATTTCGCTCCTGCCTTCGAGCAGGCCATGGCCCAGCAACGCCAGGAAGCGGCGGCAATCGCCAAGAATCCCGCGGCGCCGACTTTCGATAATACGATTGTCGCGCTGGAGCGCTCCGGCCAGATGCTGACGCGCGTTTCGGACGTGTTTTTCAATCTCACCGGTTCCAACACCAGCCCTGCGCTGGACCAGGTCCAGCAGGATGTGGCGCCAAAACTGGCGGCGCAGAATGATGCCATCCTGCTCGATCCGGCGCTGTTCGCCCGCGTCGACCAGCTTTATCAGCAGCGCGCCGGCCTTGGCCTCGATCCGGAATCGCTCCGGCTGCTGGAGCGCTATCACGTCAAATTCGTCCGTGCGGGTGCGCGCCTGAGCTCGGCAGACAAAGACCGGTTGCGTGCACTGAACCAACAGATTTCCTCACTCACCACACAATTCCAGCAAACCTTGCTGAAGGCGAACAACAACGGTGCGCTGGTGGTGGACCGCCTGGCCGACCTGGATGGCTTGCCGCCAGAAAGAATTGCCGCTGCAGCGCAGGCGGCAAAGAGCCGCAACCTTGAGGGCAAGTGGGTGATCCCGCTGCAAAACACCACCGACCAGGCGGTGCTGGCGCAGCTCAAGAATCGCCAGCTGCGCGAACGCATCTATAAAGCCTCCATTACCCGCGCCGACGGCGGTAGCGACGACAACGTCGCCTCCGTCGCCCAGATCGTCAAGCTGCGCGCCGAACGCGCGACGTTGCTCGGTTATCCCAACCACGCGGCTTATGTGCTGGAAGACGAGACTGCAGGCACACCGGCAGCCGTCAACCGGATGCTGGCGCAACTCGCGCCCGCCGCTGCGGCCAATGCCCACAAGGAAGCGGCCGAAATCCAGAAGCTGATCGACCGCCAGGCCAAGGCCGCGCACACCAAGCCATTCAAGCTACAGCCGTGGGACTGGGCGTTCTATGCTGAACAGGTGCGCAAGGCGCGCTACAACTTCGACGAAACCCAGGTCAAACCTTACTTCGAGTTGAACCACGTACTGAAAGACGGCGTGTTCTATGCGGCGCATGAATTGTATGGCGTGACGTTCAAAGAACGCTCCGACCTGCCGGTGTACCAGCAGGATGTGCGCGTGTTCGAAGTGTCCAACGCCGACGGCTCGCCGCTTGGCCTGTACCTGTTCGACGGCTTTGCACGCGACAACAAGCAGGGCGGCGCCTGGATGAACAGCTATGTGTATCAGTCGCTCCTGTTTGGCACCAAACCGGTGGTGTCGAACAATATCAATATTCCAAAGCCACCTGCAGGCAAGCCGGTGCTGCTGACCTTCGACGAAGTCAACACCATATTCCACGAATTCGGCCACGCGCTGCACGGCTTGTTCTCGAACGTGCAGTATCCGATGTTCGCCGGTACCCAGGTGCCGGAAGATTTTGTCGAATATCCGTCGCAATTCAATGAAATGTGGTCGCATAATCCGCAAGTGCTTGCGCACTATGCCAAGCACTACAAAACCGGTAAGCCGATGCCGCGCGCACTGATGGAAAAAGTGCTGGCCGCGCACAAATTCAATGCCGGTTTCGAAACTTCCGAGTATCTGGCAGCAGCGATTCTCGACCAGGCATGGCACCAGTTGCCGGCAGGGCAGACGCCGTCAGCCACGGAGGTGATGGATTTTGAAGCGCAAACCTTGCAGAAGACCGGCGGTGAAGGATACGTGGTGCCGCCGCGCTATCACACACAATACTTCCAGCACATCTTCGCCAGCGGCTACTCGGCGGGTTACTACGCCTATATCTGGAGCGACGTGCTGGCCAAGGATACCGAGCACTGGGTCAACACCCACGGCGGCCTCAAGCGCGCCAACGGCGACCTGCTGCGGGCCAAGATACTGTCGCGCGGCTTCAGTGAAGATCCGAGCGCATTATTCAAGGATTTTTATGGACGTGGTCCCGATGTCGGACCGCTGCTGGAAGCGCGCGGCATGGCGCAAACTGCCAAGACCCAGTGA
- a CDS encoding porin, with amino-acid sequence MTRKYLATATLAALGTIACGAHAQTSVSVYGLIDTGVEYVNNANASKDGLFRLSSGAMNTSRIGFRGTEDLGGGLKAVFQLENGFKTDTGEFDSAGLLFGRQANVGLEGSFGRIVAGRSYSTTYDFILPFDPMGYSGQYSWVTSAGATGGRKDGMLTNLPNMLKYQGKFGGFKLGATYGFGEVAGSNGDSAKYALGVGYENGPFRIAATFDRVNGAAATLGSGYDKATSIHLAGDYQVTSNLGLDLGYRNYKKTLASNAPDLRSDFFWGGATYKVTPVVTLIGAIYYQDIKNVANGKDADPIMYSVRGKYALSKRTDLYLSAAYAKAKNQQLVGLSRDDLAYGNSQTGVIAGIQHRF; translated from the coding sequence ATGACAAGAAAATACCTGGCGACGGCAACGCTCGCCGCACTCGGCACGATAGCCTGCGGCGCGCACGCTCAAACCAGCGTCAGCGTCTACGGCCTGATCGATACCGGCGTTGAATATGTGAACAACGCCAATGCCAGCAAGGATGGTTTGTTCCGCTTGAGTTCCGGCGCGATGAACACATCGCGCATCGGCTTTCGCGGTACGGAAGATCTGGGCGGCGGACTGAAGGCCGTGTTCCAGTTGGAAAACGGCTTTAAGACCGACACCGGCGAATTCGACAGCGCCGGTCTGCTGTTCGGCCGGCAAGCCAATGTCGGCCTGGAAGGCAGCTTCGGCCGCATCGTCGCTGGCCGTTCCTATTCGACTACCTATGACTTCATCCTGCCATTCGATCCGATGGGTTATTCGGGCCAGTATTCGTGGGTGACATCAGCCGGCGCCACCGGCGGCCGCAAGGACGGCATGCTGACCAACCTGCCGAACATGCTCAAGTACCAGGGTAAATTCGGCGGCTTCAAGCTAGGTGCGACCTACGGCTTCGGTGAAGTTGCCGGCAGCAACGGCGACAGCGCCAAGTACGCGCTCGGCGTGGGCTATGAAAACGGTCCGTTCCGGATCGCCGCAACATTCGACCGCGTCAACGGCGCAGCGGCAACGCTCGGTAGCGGTTACGATAAAGCCACCAGCATCCACCTGGCCGGCGATTATCAGGTCACCAGCAACCTGGGACTGGACCTCGGCTATCGTAACTACAAAAAGACGCTGGCCAGCAACGCACCCGACCTGCGCAGCGATTTCTTCTGGGGCGGCGCCACTTACAAAGTGACGCCGGTAGTCACGCTGATCGGCGCGATCTACTATCAGGACATCAAGAACGTCGCCAATGGCAAAGATGCGGACCCGATCATGTATTCGGTGCGCGGCAAGTACGCATTATCGAAACGTACCGACCTGTACCTGAGCGCGGCCTACGCCAAGGCCAAGAACCAGCAACTGGTCGGCCTGTCGCGTGACGACCTGGCCTACGGCAACAGCCAAACTGGCGTGATTGCCGGTATCCAGCACCGGTTCTAA
- a CDS encoding ABC transporter ATP-binding protein, whose translation MSELSVNNLHLDYGSGASANPILKGVSMELQRGEVVALLGPSGSGKTTLLRAVAGLESPKSGTIQIGARAMYDGERKLEIPAEERNLGLVFQSYALWPHKTVFDNVAYGLKLRKMGGSDIAERVNTVLIQLGLGHLGDRFPHQLSGGQQQRVAIARALVYNPPVILLDEPLSNLDAKLREEARAFLRELIVRLGLSALMVTHDQAEAMAISDRILLLNNGKIEQQGTPQNMYETPDTLFTAEFMGSNNRLPAKILQRDGAQALLQMEGGNVKATLRGQAVNNDGKEAIAIIRVEQVNISDIPLENAIKLPLSTCMYLGDRWECVFRNGAESGADSTVLRAYARHRLSPGEYWLQLPQDALWAF comes from the coding sequence ATGAGCGAATTAAGTGTCAACAACCTGCATCTCGACTACGGCAGCGGCGCCAGCGCCAATCCGATTCTCAAAGGCGTATCGATGGAGTTGCAACGCGGCGAAGTGGTCGCGTTGCTAGGACCGTCCGGTAGCGGCAAAACCACCTTGCTGCGCGCAGTAGCCGGTCTCGAATCGCCAAAATCCGGCACCATCCAGATCGGTGCGCGCGCCATGTATGACGGCGAGCGCAAGCTGGAAATCCCAGCCGAAGAGCGCAACCTCGGATTGGTGTTCCAGTCCTATGCATTGTGGCCGCACAAGACAGTGTTCGACAACGTTGCGTATGGCCTGAAGTTGCGCAAGATGGGCGGCAGCGACATTGCCGAACGTGTCAATACCGTACTGATCCAGCTCGGCCTCGGTCATCTGGGCGACCGCTTCCCGCATCAATTGTCCGGTGGCCAGCAGCAGCGCGTGGCGATTGCGCGCGCGCTAGTGTACAACCCACCGGTCATCCTGCTCGACGAACCCTTGTCGAACCTGGACGCCAAGCTGCGTGAGGAAGCCCGTGCTTTCTTGCGCGAACTCATCGTGCGGCTTGGTTTGTCGGCATTGATGGTCACGCACGACCAGGCCGAAGCGATGGCGATTTCCGATCGCATCCTGCTGCTCAACAACGGCAAGATCGAACAGCAAGGCACGCCGCAAAACATGTATGAGACGCCGGATACCTTGTTCACCGCCGAATTCATGGGTAGCAACAATCGCCTGCCGGCCAAGATTTTGCAGCGCGATGGCGCTCAGGCGCTATTGCAAATGGAAGGCGGCAACGTCAAGGCAACGCTGCGCGGCCAGGCTGTCAATAACGACGGCAAAGAGGCCATCGCCATCATTCGCGTCGAGCAGGTCAACATCTCCGATATACCTCTGGAAAACGCCATCAAGCTGCCGCTGTCGACCTGCATGTATCTGGGCGACCGCTGGGAGTGCGTGTTCCGCAACGGCGCCGAGAGTGGCGCTGACAGCACCGTCCTGCGCGCCTATGCGCGGCATCGCTTGTCGCCGGGGGAGTACTGGCTGCAATTGCCGCAAGACGCGCTGTGGGCGTTCTAA
- a CDS encoding ABC transporter permease encodes MSSISPPHPLASRSRLARINWPRGLVVTLAAIAIFLPLTLIFYQSFLSAPFFAPIKTLSLEPYRFIFDDPDFRQAFINGLLLATGLALIAVPLGGMLAFLMVRTDLPGRNWIAPMLLVPIFVSPMVIAFGYVVSMGPVGFYTVWVQDLLRMIGIEATPWNVYAFPSIVIIAGLTHVPHVYLYASAALKSLGADVEEAARVAGASPLQVALNVSLPMILPALSYAGVLVFFLGFEVFGLVLVLGDPEGHLVLPTYLYKLTNKLGTPSYHLMAAVAVCLVAVTLPLVMIQRWLLRSANKYVSIKGKGARQKALPLGKWKWLAFSLIAAWLVFTIVIPLSGIALRAFVSHWGYGVSLMDALTLQHFRDIMDQPSLVRGIVNTIMIGVIGGALAVACYCCIALAMHRKSDGITRFLDYSVLIPRAVPGLLAGLSFLWVFLFVPSFLDKLLQGHDNFIAAWLVENFIPQLRELRSTIFSVWLAYSVVWLAYGLRLITTALLQVGPELEEAARAVGARRSQVTRDVTLPLVRYGVLGAWLMVFLIFEREYSTGVYLLSPGTEVIGALIVSLWASGSVDLVATLSFINITLVAIGLGIALRFGVKLHD; translated from the coding sequence ATGTCATCCATTTCACCTCCCCATCCGCTGGCCAGCCGCTCCCGGCTGGCGCGCATTAACTGGCCGCGCGGACTGGTGGTCACGCTGGCAGCAATAGCCATCTTCCTGCCGCTGACCCTGATTTTCTATCAAAGCTTTCTGTCGGCCCCGTTCTTTGCGCCGATCAAGACCCTTAGCCTGGAACCATATCGCTTCATTTTTGACGATCCCGATTTCCGCCAGGCTTTCATCAACGGCTTGCTGCTGGCCACCGGCCTGGCACTGATCGCCGTGCCGCTGGGCGGCATGCTGGCGTTCCTGATGGTGCGCACCGATCTGCCGGGCCGCAACTGGATCGCGCCGATGCTGCTGGTGCCAATTTTCGTGTCGCCAATGGTGATTGCGTTCGGCTACGTGGTATCGATGGGACCGGTCGGTTTCTATACCGTGTGGGTGCAGGATCTGCTGCGCATGATCGGCATCGAGGCGACACCGTGGAACGTGTATGCCTTCCCCAGCATCGTCATCATCGCCGGCCTGACTCACGTGCCGCACGTCTATCTGTATGCATCGGCGGCACTGAAGAGCCTGGGCGCCGATGTCGAAGAAGCAGCACGTGTGGCCGGCGCATCGCCGCTACAGGTCGCGCTCAATGTCTCGCTGCCGATGATCCTGCCGGCGCTGTCGTATGCCGGCGTATTGGTATTTTTCCTCGGCTTTGAAGTGTTCGGCCTGGTGCTGGTGCTGGGCGATCCCGAAGGCCATCTGGTGCTGCCGACCTATCTCTACAAACTGACGAACAAACTTGGCACACCGTCCTATCATCTGATGGCGGCAGTGGCGGTTTGCCTGGTGGCGGTGACCTTGCCACTGGTGATGATCCAACGCTGGCTGCTGCGCTCGGCCAATAAATACGTCTCGATCAAGGGTAAGGGCGCACGTCAGAAGGCGCTGCCGCTGGGTAAATGGAAATGGCTGGCGTTCAGCCTGATCGCGGCGTGGCTGGTGTTCACCATCGTAATTCCGTTGTCCGGTATCGCCCTGCGTGCGTTTGTCTCACACTGGGGTTACGGCGTGTCGCTGATGGATGCGCTGACCTTGCAGCACTTCCGCGACATCATGGATCAACCATCGCTGGTGCGCGGCATCGTCAACACCATCATGATCGGCGTCATCGGCGGCGCATTGGCGGTGGCCTGCTATTGCTGCATTGCGCTGGCGATGCATCGCAAATCAGATGGCATCACGCGCTTCCTCGACTATAGCGTGCTGATCCCGCGCGCCGTGCCGGGCCTGCTGGCCGGACTGTCGTTCCTGTGGGTGTTCCTGTTTGTGCCGTCGTTCCTCGACAAGCTGCTGCAAGGCCATGACAACTTCATCGCGGCGTGGCTGGTGGAAAACTTCATTCCGCAATTGCGCGAATTACGCTCGACCATCTTCTCGGTCTGGCTGGCGTACTCGGTGGTATGGCTGGCCTATGGCCTGCGCCTGATCACCACGGCATTGTTGCAGGTTGGCCCGGAACTGGAAGAGGCGGCGCGCGCGGTCGGCGCCCGCCGCTCGCAGGTGACGCGCGACGTCACGTTGCCGCTGGTGCGCTACGGCGTGCTCGGTGCGTGGCTGATGGTGTTCCTGATTTTCGAGCGCGAGTATTCGACCGGCGTCTATCTGCTGTCGCCCGGCACCGAAGTCATCGGCGCCCTGATCGTCTCGTTGTGGGCCTCGGGCTCGGTCGATCTGGTTGCCACGCTGTCCTTCATCAACATCACGCTAGTGGCCATCGGCCTCGGCATTGCACTGCGCTTCGGCGTCAAGTTGCACGACTAA
- a CDS encoding ABC transporter substrate-binding protein has product MFIKKPLASALAILSLSFALNASAQAPAGYPADYAKIVDAAKKEGKLVIYSATDSKAAEPLIKDFSALYPGVKVEFNDMNSTEVYNRFISEAAAGGATADVLWSSSMDLQVKLVSEGYGAVYKSPEAAAIPAWSNFKDTAYGTTFEPVAIVYNKRLVSADEVPATHADLTKLLTTKADKFRNKVTTYDIEKSGVGFSFITEDAQLNPQFWDLAKALGDVGVRVQSSTGTMLERISSGENLIGYNVIGSYAQARAAKDPSIGVAFTKDYNLVLSRVVFINKSAKNMNAAKLWIDYLLSKRGQAIISNESQLYALRSDVSGNATLATLTTQLGTALKPIPVTPALLQYLDQTKRLAFLKQWKAAAGKK; this is encoded by the coding sequence ATGTTTATCAAAAAACCTTTGGCAAGCGCACTCGCAATTTTGTCGTTGAGCTTCGCGCTCAACGCCTCGGCGCAAGCCCCTGCCGGCTATCCGGCCGATTACGCCAAGATCGTCGATGCCGCCAAGAAGGAAGGCAAGCTGGTGATCTACAGCGCCACCGATTCCAAGGCCGCAGAACCGTTGATCAAGGATTTCAGCGCGCTGTACCCAGGCGTCAAGGTGGAATTCAACGACATGAATTCGACTGAAGTCTATAACCGCTTCATTTCGGAAGCGGCAGCTGGCGGCGCCACGGCTGACGTGCTGTGGTCTTCGTCGATGGACCTGCAAGTGAAGCTGGTCAGCGAAGGCTACGGTGCGGTATACAAATCGCCGGAAGCCGCAGCGATTCCAGCCTGGTCCAACTTCAAGGACACCGCCTACGGCACCACCTTCGAGCCGGTTGCCATCGTCTACAACAAGCGCCTGGTAAGCGCCGATGAAGTGCCGGCCACGCATGCCGATTTGACCAAGCTGCTGACCACCAAGGCAGACAAGTTCCGCAACAAGGTTACCACCTACGATATCGAAAAATCCGGCGTCGGCTTTTCCTTCATCACCGAAGATGCGCAGCTGAATCCGCAATTCTGGGATCTGGCAAAGGCGCTGGGTGATGTCGGCGTACGCGTGCAATCGTCGACCGGCACCATGCTGGAGCGCATCTCTTCCGGCGAGAACCTGATCGGCTACAACGTGATCGGTTCCTACGCGCAGGCGCGCGCGGCAAAAGATCCATCGATCGGCGTTGCCTTTACCAAAGACTACAACCTGGTGCTGTCGCGCGTGGTGTTCATCAACAAATCGGCCAAGAACATGAATGCCGCCAAGCTGTGGATCGATTACCTGCTGTCGAAGCGCGGCCAAGCCATCATCTCGAACGAATCGCAGCTGTATGCGCTGCGCTCGGATGTCAGCGGTAACGCCACTCTGGCGACACTGACTACGCAACTGGGTACAGCACTCAAGCCGATTCCTGTCACACCGGCCTTGCTGCAATACCTGGACCAGACCAAGCGCCTGGCATTCCTGAAGCAATGGAAAGCCGCCGCAGGAAAGAAATAA
- a CDS encoding Bug family tripartite tricarboxylate transporter substrate binding protein: MTSPINWICALGACITLSAHAAPVQCIAPAKPGGGMAVTCKLIQQGLQTQEPTAAKISYLPGGIGAVAWNSIVTQRRAEADTLVAFSGGSLMNLAQGKYGRADVNDVRWVAAVGVDYGMVAVRNDSPYKTLRELMEALRKNPANVTIGAAGTVGSQDWLKISMLAKYSKIDPKTLRFVALEGGGEAFTALRAGHVQLVSGDASEATLHAVDGEIRVLAVLSDKRLPGTLANVPTAREQGIDISWPVVRGVYMGPQVSDDDYQRWVRTFDKMMASQEFNHLRAANGLYPMTMSGDQLTKYIRKTVEDYRKQSDQLGLIR, encoded by the coding sequence ATGACTTCCCCGATCAACTGGATTTGTGCACTTGGTGCATGCATCACACTCAGCGCTCATGCAGCGCCGGTGCAATGCATCGCCCCGGCCAAGCCCGGCGGCGGCATGGCGGTGACCTGCAAACTGATCCAGCAAGGCTTGCAAACGCAGGAGCCGACTGCCGCCAAGATCAGCTACCTGCCGGGAGGCATCGGCGCCGTCGCCTGGAATTCCATCGTCACACAGCGACGCGCCGAAGCCGATACGCTAGTAGCGTTCTCCGGCGGTTCCCTGATGAATCTGGCACAAGGAAAATACGGCCGCGCCGATGTCAACGATGTGCGCTGGGTAGCCGCTGTCGGCGTTGACTACGGCATGGTCGCGGTGCGCAACGATTCGCCTTACAAGACCTTGCGCGAACTGATGGAAGCCCTCAGGAAAAATCCTGCCAACGTCACCATCGGCGCTGCCGGCACCGTCGGTAGCCAGGACTGGCTGAAGATTTCAATGCTGGCGAAGTACAGCAAGATCGATCCAAAAACTTTGCGCTTCGTCGCACTGGAAGGCGGCGGTGAAGCCTTTACTGCGTTGCGTGCGGGCCATGTCCAGTTGGTGTCGGGCGATGCCTCGGAAGCCACACTACACGCCGTCGACGGTGAAATCCGGGTACTTGCCGTGCTATCCGACAAACGCTTGCCCGGTACATTGGCTAACGTGCCGACCGCGCGTGAACAGGGAATCGACATCAGCTGGCCGGTCGTCCGTGGCGTCTACATGGGCCCGCAAGTCAGCGACGATGACTATCAACGCTGGGTCAGGACTTTCGACAAGATGATGGCAAGTCAGGAATTCAATCACTTGCGCGCCGCCAACGGCCTTTATCCAATGACGATGAGCGGTGACCAATTGACCAAATACATCCGTAAGACCGTCGAAGACTATCGCAAGCAATCGGACCAGCTTGGCTTGATCAGGTAA
- a CDS encoding response regulator → MRILLIEDHVELSRWLTKALRDAHWSVECAMNGADADSLLHTQQYALVILDLSLPKMDGLEVLKRLRARGSKTPVLILTARGGLQDRVQGLNLGADDYLAKPFELVELEARVKALLRRAQGGEAPVYSCGALSFDTVSRMFRYGDAALALTPREHAVLEVLISRAGRVVSKEKLFDEVFSLVDDANPDAIEIYIHRLRKKLQRSEGGQEVAITTLRGLGYLLEAVAEK, encoded by the coding sequence ATGCGGATTTTATTAATTGAGGACCACGTTGAACTATCGCGTTGGCTGACCAAGGCATTGCGAGATGCGCACTGGTCGGTCGAGTGCGCCATGAACGGCGCCGATGCCGACAGCTTGCTGCATACCCAGCAATACGCGCTGGTGATACTCGATTTGAGCTTGCCGAAGATGGATGGCCTGGAAGTGTTGAAGCGTTTACGTGCCCGCGGCAGCAAGACCCCGGTTCTGATCCTGACCGCGCGCGGTGGCTTGCAGGATCGGGTACAAGGCTTGAACTTGGGCGCTGACGATTACCTGGCCAAGCCATTCGAACTGGTCGAGCTGGAAGCACGGGTCAAGGCCTTGCTGCGCCGGGCTCAAGGCGGCGAAGCGCCGGTCTATAGCTGTGGCGCCTTGAGCTTTGACACGGTGTCGCGCATGTTCCGGTACGGCGACGCCGCGCTGGCGCTGACGCCGCGTGAACATGCGGTGCTGGAAGTGTTGATCAGCCGCGCCGGACGGGTGGTGTCGAAGGAAAAATTATTCGATGAAGTGTTTTCATTGGTCGACGACGCCAATCCCGACGCCATCGAAATCTATATCCATCGGCTGCGCAAGAAATTGCAGCGTAGTGAGGGTGGCCAGGAGGTCGCCATCACCACGTTGCGCGGCCTCGGTTACTTGCTGGAAGCCGTCGCCGAAAAATGA